The Corvus moneduloides isolate bCorMon1 chromosome 18, bCorMon1.pri, whole genome shotgun sequence genome window below encodes:
- the ALDH2 gene encoding aldehyde dehydrogenase, mitochondrial, producing the protein MLRAVVRGSRLCPALLRAPFSAAAASPIPAPNPRPDIAYNKIFINNEWHDAVSKKTFPSINPATGEVICQVAEGDKADVDKAVKAAKAAFQLGSPWRRMDASHRGKLLNRLADLIERDRAYLAALETLDNGKPYAISYLVDLDMVVKCLRYFAGWSDKFHGKTIPLDGDFFCYTRHEPVGVCGQIIPWNFPLLMQAWKLGPALATGNVVVMKVAEQTPLSALYVANLIKEAGFPPGVVNIIPGYGPTAGAAISSHMDIDKVAFTGSTEVGHLIQKAAAESNLKRVTLELGGKSPNIIMSDADMDWAVDQAHFALFFNQGQCCCAGSRTYVQEDIYNEFVERSVEKAKARVVGNPFDFKTEQGPQVDEEQFKKILGYISTGQREGAKLLCGGNAAADRGYFIQPTVFGDVQDNMTIAREEIFGPVMQILKFKTIEEVIERANDSKYGLAAAVFTKDLDKANFVSQSLRAGTVWINCYDVFGAQAPFGGYKASGNGRELGEYGLEAYVEVKNVTIKIPQKNS; encoded by the exons atGCTGCGGGCGGTGGTGCGCGGCTCCCGGCTCTGCCCGGCCCTGCTCCGGGCTCCCTTCTCGGCCGCCGCTGCCTCCCCCATCCCGGCGCCCAACCCGCGCCCCGACATCGCCTATAACAAG ATTTTCATAAATAACGAATGGCACGATGCAGTCAGCAAGAAAACCTTCCCTTCCATCAACCCAGCCACAGGAGAAGTCATCTGCCAGGTGGCTGAGGGCGATAAG GCAGATGTGGACAAAGCCGTCAAGGCAGCCAAGGCAGCATTCCAGCTGGGCTCTCCCTGGAGGAGGATGGACGCATCTCACCGGGGCAAGCTGCTGAACCGTCTGGCTGACCTGATCGAGAGGGACCGTGCCTACCTGGCT GCACTGGAAACTCTGGATAACGGCAAACCCTATGCCATCTCCTACCTGGTGGATTTGGACATGGTGGTCAAATGTCTCAG ATACTTTGCAGGCTGGTCAGATAAATTCCATGGCAAAACCATCCCGTTAGATGGAGACTTCTTCTGCTACACAAGACATGAGCCAGTGGGAGTTTGTGGACAGATCATCCCG TGGAACTTCCCACTGTTGATGCAAGCCTGGAAACTGGGGCCTGCCCTGGCCACTGGGAATGTGGTTGTGATGAAAGTGGCAGAGCAAACCCCCCTGAGCGCTCTCTACGTGGCCAATCTGATCAAAGAG GCTGGATTCCCTCCGGGCGTGGTGAACATCATCCCTGGCTATGGGCCCACGGCAGGGGCTGCCATCTCCTCCCACATGGACATTGATAAGGTGGCCTTCACCGGCTCCACAGAG gttGGACACCTGATCCaaaaggctgcagcagagagtAACCTCAAGAGGGTGACCCTGGAGCTTGGAGGGAAGAGCCCAAATATAATCATGTCTGATGCAGACA TGGACTGGGCTGTGGATCAAGCCCACTTTGCCCTGTTCTTCAACCAaggacagtgctgctgtgctgggtccAGGACATACGTGCAGGAGGACATTTACAATGAGTTTGTGGAGAGGAGCGTGGAGAAGGCCAAGGCCAGGGTGGTTGGAAACCCCTTTGACTTCAAAACTGAGCAGGGGCCTCAG GTGGATGAGGAGCAGTTCAAGAAGATCCTGGGCTACATCAGCACTGGGCAGCGGGAGGGAGCCAAGCTGCTGTGTGGTGGCAACGCCGCTGCAGACAGGGGCTACTTCATCCAGCCCACAGTCTTTGGGGACGTGCAGGACAACATGACCATTGCCAGGGAGGAG ATATTTGGGCCAGTCATGCAGATCCTGAAATTCAAAACCATTGAGGAGGTCATTGAGAGAGCCAACGACTCCAAGTATGGCCTGGCAGCCGCAGTGTTCACCAAGGACCTGGACAAAGCCAACTTTGTGTCACAGAGCCTGCGGGCTGGGACAGTCTG GATAAACTGCTATGATGTGTTTGGTGCCCAGGCCCCCTTTGGTGGCTACAAAGCCTCAGGGAACGGGCGGGAGCTGGGAGAGTACGGCCTGGAGGCCTATGTGGAGGTGAAAAAC gTGACAAtcaaaatcccacagaaaaacTCCTAA